A stretch of Henckelia pumila isolate YLH828 chromosome 4, ASM3356847v2, whole genome shotgun sequence DNA encodes these proteins:
- the LOC140864532 gene encoding uncharacterized protein isoform X2: MESKMSMQEEIPELDERVEEEEEEEEEEEEDDDDDSDGPPPGFQCVTTNQAEKDEVDDEEDEGPPPGFHSVSPKLSPALHSSDEDSKQEDVEDDEDGPPPGWEFFSMANALPKLPSNSADANLESNAELTEGESEGDSDAEGPPPGWEKVLHRQMPPSCTPPLQPSQAVSSDSEMGSKQETSKHNDEMPQSESQLTPLPLLGQSLPPSASPAAKGDTKDADKWPTSVPAASPKQSVPAESGSKGDTKDVDKGPASVSVASPKQYVPVESGSKGDTKNVDKRPKSVPAASPKQSVPSASHPSTPNVGSSSSEKAQLVCGTCRKLLLYPRGAKWVQCPGCQEVNFVLEAHEVGQVTCGNCAVLLMYPHGAPAVQCTSCSFVTEIGANNRRPPLSVQMAQRRRRHIRGRAR; this comes from the exons ATGGAGAGCAAAATGAGCATGCAAGAAGAGATTCCAGAATTAGACGAGAGggtcgaagaagaagaagaagaagaagaagaagaagaagaagatgatgatgatgactctgATGGGCCTCCACCTGGATTTCAGTGCGTCACTACTAACCAAGCGGAGAAAGATGAAGTTGACGATGAAGAGGACGAAGGCCCGCCGCCTGGGTTTCACTCCGTTTCTCCGAAACTCTCGCCAGCGCTTCATTCTTCTG ATGAGGACAGCAAACAAGAAGATGTGGAAGATGACGAAGACGGGCCGCCTCCAGGGTGGGAGTTTTTTTCTATGGCAAACGCATTACCTAAACTACCATCAAACTCAGCAG ATGCAAATTTGGAGAGCAATGCCGAACTAACTGAAGGTGAAAGTGAAGGTGATAGCGATGCTGAGGGACCTCCCCCTGGATGGGAAAAAGTGTTGCATCGTCAAATGCCTCCATCATGTACCCCACCATTGCAGCCATCACAAGCTGTTTCTTCAG ACAGTGAAATGGGGAGCAaacaagaaacttcaaagcATAATGATGAAATGCCTCAATCGGAATCACAATTGACACCCTTGCCCTTACTCGGGCAATCATTGCCACCATCAGCATCTCCTGCTG CTAAAGGAGACACAAAGGATGCGGACAAATGGCCCACATCTGTGCCAGCTGCTTCTCCAAAGCAATCTGTTCCTGCTG AATCTGGGAGTAAAGGAGACACAAAGGATGTGGACAAAGGGCCCGCCTCTGTGTCAGTGGCTTCTCCAAAACAATATGTTCCTGTTG AATCCGGGAGTAAAGGAGACACAAAGAATGTGGACAAAAGGCCCAAATCCGTGCCAGCTGCTTCTCCAAAGCAATCGGTTCCTTCTGCTTCACATCCATCGACTCCAAATGTGGGGTCATCATCTTCTG AAAAGGCTCAGCTAGTGTGTGGTACTTGCCGGAAATTGCTGTTGTATCCACGTGGAGCAAAATGGGTTCAATGTCCAGGCTGCCAAGAAGTCAATTTTGTCCTAGAAG CTCATGAAGTTGGACAAGTTACTTGCGGAAATTGCGCAGTATTGCTTATGTACCCGCATGGAGCTCCAGCAGTTCAATGTACCTCTTGTAGCTTTGTCACTGAAATTGGT GCAAACAACAGACGACCTCCCCTTTCAGTTCAAATGGCTCAGAGACGTCGACGTCACATTCGAGGCCGAGCCCGTTAG
- the LOC140863012 gene encoding DNA-directed RNA polymerase II subunit RPB2, translating to MDLEEEYYEPAYNEEEEDDDDDITQEDAWAVISAYFEEKGLVRQQLDSFDEFIQNTMQEIVDESADIEIRPESQHNPGHQPDFAETIYKICFGQIYLSKPMMTESDGETATLFPKAARLRNLTYSAPLYVDVSKRVIKKGHDGEEVTETQDFTKVFIGKVPIMLRSSYCTLYQNSEKDLTELGECPYDQGGYFIINGSEKVLIAQEKMSTNHVYVFKKRQPNKYAYVAEVRSMAETQNRPPSTMFVRMLSRTSAKGGSSGQYIRATLPYIRTEIPIIIVFRALGFVADKDILEHICYNFSDTQMMELLRPSLEEAFVIQNQQVALDYIGKRGATVGVTKEKRIKYAKEILQKEMLPHVGVGEYCETKKAYYFGYIIHRLLLCALGRRAEDDRDHYGNKRLDLAGPLLGGLFRMLFRKLTRDVRSYVQKCVDNGKDVNLQFAIKAKTITSGLKYSLATGNWGQANAAGTRAGVSQVLNRLTYASTLSHLRRLNSPIGREGKLAKPRQLHNSQWGMMCPAETPEGQACGLVKNLALMVYITVGSAAYPILEFLEEWGTENFEEISPAVIPQSTKIFVNGCWVGIHRNPDMLVSTLRRLRRRVDVNTEVGVVRDIRLKELRIYTDYGRCSRPLFIVEKQRLLIRKKDIQALQQRESPDEGGWNDLVAKGFIEYIDTEEEETTMISMTISDLVSARLNPSEAYSDTYTHCEIHPSLILGVCASIIPFPDHNQSPRNTYQSAMGKQAMGIYVTNFQFRMDTLAYVLYYPQKPLVTTRAMEHLHFRQLPAGINAIVAISCYSGYNQEDSVIMNQSSVDRGFFRSLFFRSYRDEEKKMGTLVKEDFGRPDRANTMGMRHGSYDKLDDDGLAPPGTRVSGEDVIIGKTTPISSEDAQGQAARYTKRDHSTSLRHSETGIVDQVLLTTNADGLRFVKVRVRSVRIPQIGDKFSSRHGQKGTVGMTYTQEDMPWTVEGITPDIIVNPHAIPSRMTIGQLIECIMGKVAAHMGKEGDATPFTDVTVDNISKALHKCGYQMRGFETMYNGHTGRRLTSMIFLGPTYYQRLKHMVDDKIHSRGRGPVQILTRQPAEGRSRDGGLRFGEMERDCMIAHGAAHFLKERLFDQSDAYRIHVCERCGLIAIANLKKNSFECRGCKNKTDIVQVHIPYACKLLFQELMAMAIAPRMLTKDIKQAKDVKKKGA from the exons ATGGACTTGGAGGAAGAGTACTACGAACCGGCTTACAACGAAGAAGAGGAagacgatgatgatgacattACGCAGGAGGACGCCTGGGCTGTCATCAGTGCTTATTTTGAGGAGAAGGGTTTGGTGCGCCAGCAACTCGACTCTTTCGACGAGTTTATCCAGAACACTATGCAAGAAATCGTTGATGAGTCGGCGGACATCGAGATCAGACCCGAGTCGCAGCACAACCCGGGTCACCAGCCAGACTTCGCTGAG ACTATTTATAAGATATGTTTTGGCCAAATATACCTGAGTAAACCAATGATGACAGAGTCTGATGGAGAAACAGCAACTTTGTTTCCTAAGGCTGCAAGGTTAAGGAATTTGACCTATTCAGCTCCATTGTACGTGGATGTTAGCAAGAGAGTTATCAAGAAAGGTCATGATGGTGAGGAAGTTACCGAGACTCAGGATTTCACCAAAGTTTTCATTGGGAAG GTTCCTATTATGCTACGGTCGAGTTATTGTACACTATATCAGAATTCAGAGAAAGATTTGACAGAACTGGGAGAGTGTCCATATGACCAGGGTGGTTATTTTATCATAAATGGAAGTGAAAAGGTGTTAATTGCTCAGGAGAAGATGAGCACCAACCATGTCTATGTATTTAAAAAGAGGCAACCAAACAAGTATGCTTATGTTGCCGAAGTCCGATCCATGGCAGAGACCCAAAACAGGCCACCTAGTACAATGTTTGTCCGGATGCTTTCTCGTACTAGTGCCAAAGGG GGTTCATCTGGTCAGTATATACGTGCTACCCTCCCATACATACGCACAGAGATTCCTATCATTATTGTGTTCCGAGCACTAGGATTTGTCGCTGACAAAGATATATTAGAGCACATCTGCTACAATTTTTCGGACACACAAATGATGGAATTGCTGCGACCCTCCTTGGAAGAAGCATTTGTGATCCAAAATCAACAG GTTGCTCTAGATTACATTGGGAAAAGAGGAGCCACTGTAGGTGTCACCAAGGAGAAAAGAATTAA GTATGCCAAGGAGATTCTTCAGAAAGAAATGCTTCCTCATGTTGGTGTTGGGGAGTATTGTGAGACGAAGAAAGCTTATTATTTTGG GTATATCATCCACCGGCTTCTGCTGTGTGCTCTTGGCCGAAGGGCCGAGGATGATAGAGACCACTATGGCAATAAGAGACTGGATCTTGCTGGTCCTTTGCTTGGTGGCCTGTTTCGAATG TTATTCAGAAAGTTGACCAGGGATGTTAGATCTTATGTTCAGAAG TGTGTCGATAATGGGAAAGACGTCAATTTGCAATTTGCAATAAAAGCAAAAACCATTACCAGTGGCCTGAAATACTCTCTTGCCACTGGCAACTGGGGACAAGCAAATGCGGCAGGTACAAGAGCTGGAGTTTCCCAG GTGTTAAATCGTCTGACTTATGCTTCTACCTTGTCACATCTACGTAGGCTCAATTCTCCCATTGGTCGTGAAG GGAAACTGGCTAAGCCAAGGCAGTTGCACAATTCGCAATGGGGAATGATGTGTCCAGCAGAAACACCAGAAGGACAA GCTTGTGGATTGGTGAAGAACCTCGCATTGATGGTCTATATAACAGTTGGTTCAGCAGCGTATccaattttagaatttttagagGAATGGGGTACTGAGAACTTTGAG gaaatctctccTGCTGTTATTCCTCAGTCAACAAAAATCTTTGTGAATGGTTGTTGGGTTGGCATTCATCGTAACCCTGATATGTTGGTGTCAACTCTAAGACGTTTGAGGAGACGT GTTGATGTTAATACCGAGGTTGGTGTAGTTCGAGATATCCGTTTGAAAGAACTTCGGATATATACAGATTATGGTCGCTGCAGTCGTCCATTGTTTATTGTTGAAAAACAAAGATTGCTTATCAGAAAGAAGGATATACAAGCCTTGCAACAAAGA GAATCTCCCGATGAGGGTGGCTGGAATGACCTTGTTGCAAAAGGATTCATAGAATACATTGAtaccgaagaagaagaaacaaCTATGATTTCCATGACAATTAGT GATCTTGTGTCTGCGAGGCTAAATCCAAGTGAGGCGTATTCTGATACCTATACTCACTGCGAGATTCATCCATCTCTGATACTGGGTGTGTGTGCTTCAATCATCCCCTTTCCAGATCATAACCAG TCTCCACGTAACACATACCAGTCAGCTATGGGTAAACAAGCCATGGGTATTTATGTCACCAACTTCCAATTTCGGATG GACACTTTGGCTTATGTGCTTTACTATCCCCAAAAGCCTCTTGTCACCACTCGAGCTATGGAGCATTTGCATTTTAGGCAGTTACCTGCTGGCATTAATGCCATTGTTGCCATTTCCTGCTATTCTGGATACAACCAAGAAGATTCTGTCATTATGAATCAGTCATCAGTCGACCGGGGCTTTTTTCGATCCCTATTTTTCCGTTCTTATAGGGATGAAGAGAAAAAGATGGGAACACTGGTCAAAGAGGATTTTGGACGTCCAGATAGAGCCAACACCATGGGCATGCGTCATGGTTCTTATGATAAATTGGATGATGATGGACTTGCTCCTCCAGGAACTAGAGTTTCTGGTGAGGATGTTATTATTGGGAAGACAACCCCCATATCTTCCGAAGATGCTCAAGGGCAAGCTGCTCGTTACACAAAACGTGATCACAGCACAAGCTTACGCCACAGTGAAACTGGGATTGTGGATCAGGTCCTACTGACCACAAATGCAGATGGGTTAAGATTTGTCAAAGTGAGGGTGAGATCCGTACGAATACCCCAAATTGGAGACAAGTTCAGCAGTAGGCATGGCCAAAAGGGAACAGTGGGTATGACTTACACACAAGAAGACATGCCATGGACTGTAGAAGGCATCACTCCCGATATTATTGTCAATCCACATGCTATTCCCTCTCGTATGACGATTGGTCAGCTTATTGAATGCATCATGGGAAAAGTTGCAGCTCACATGGGAAAGGAAGGTGACGCCACTCCATTTACAGATGTCACAGTGGACAACATAAGCAAAGCTCTTCATAAATGTGGTTACCAGATGCGTGGGTTTGAGACCATGTACAATGGGCATACTGGAAGAAGACTTACATCTATGATATTTTTAGGGCCCACTTACTACCAGAGGCTGAAGCACATGGTCGATGACAAAATACACTCTCGTGGTAGAGGCCCTGTTCAAATCCTTACAAGGCAACCTGCTGAAGGACGATCTCGTGATGGTGGTCTCCGATTTGGTGAAATGGAACGAGATTGCATGATTGCTCATGGCGCTGCCCACTTTTTGAAGGAAAGGTTGTTTGACCAAAGTGACGCCTACAGGATCCATGTTTGCGAGCGATGTGGATTGATAGCCATTGCAAATCTCAAAAAGAATTCATTTGAGTGCAGAGGATGCAAAAACAAAACTGATATAGTTCAG GTTCATATTCCATATGCCTGTAAGCTGCTTTTCCAGGAGCTAATGGCTATGGCTATAGCTCCAAGAATGCTGACAAAGGATATCAAGCAAGCGAAAGATGTAAAGAAGAAAGGAGCTTGA
- the LOC140864532 gene encoding uncharacterized protein isoform X1, with amino-acid sequence MESKMSMQEEIPELDERVEEEEEEEEEEEEDDDDDSDGPPPGFQCVTTNQAEKDEVDDEEDEGPPPGFHSVSPKLSPALHSSDEDSKQEDVEDDEDGPPPGWEFFSMANALPKLPSNSADANLESNAELTEGESEGDSDAEGPPPGWEKVLHRQMPPSCTPPLQPSQAVSSDSEMGSKQETSKHNDEMPQSESQLTPLPLLGQSLPPSASPAEAKGDTKDADKWPTSVPAASPKQSVPAESGSKGDTKDVDKGPASVSVASPKQYVPVESGSKGDTKNVDKRPKSVPAASPKQSVPSASHPSTPNVGSSSSEKAQLVCGTCRKLLLYPRGAKWVQCPGCQEVNFVLEAHEVGQVTCGNCAVLLMYPHGAPAVQCTSCSFVTEIGANNRRPPLSVQMAQRRRRHIRGRAR; translated from the exons ATGGAGAGCAAAATGAGCATGCAAGAAGAGATTCCAGAATTAGACGAGAGggtcgaagaagaagaagaagaagaagaagaagaagaagaagatgatgatgatgactctgATGGGCCTCCACCTGGATTTCAGTGCGTCACTACTAACCAAGCGGAGAAAGATGAAGTTGACGATGAAGAGGACGAAGGCCCGCCGCCTGGGTTTCACTCCGTTTCTCCGAAACTCTCGCCAGCGCTTCATTCTTCTG ATGAGGACAGCAAACAAGAAGATGTGGAAGATGACGAAGACGGGCCGCCTCCAGGGTGGGAGTTTTTTTCTATGGCAAACGCATTACCTAAACTACCATCAAACTCAGCAG ATGCAAATTTGGAGAGCAATGCCGAACTAACTGAAGGTGAAAGTGAAGGTGATAGCGATGCTGAGGGACCTCCCCCTGGATGGGAAAAAGTGTTGCATCGTCAAATGCCTCCATCATGTACCCCACCATTGCAGCCATCACAAGCTGTTTCTTCAG ACAGTGAAATGGGGAGCAaacaagaaacttcaaagcATAATGATGAAATGCCTCAATCGGAATCACAATTGACACCCTTGCCCTTACTCGGGCAATCATTGCCACCATCAGCATCTCCTGCTG AAGCTAAAGGAGACACAAAGGATGCGGACAAATGGCCCACATCTGTGCCAGCTGCTTCTCCAAAGCAATCTGTTCCTGCTG AATCTGGGAGTAAAGGAGACACAAAGGATGTGGACAAAGGGCCCGCCTCTGTGTCAGTGGCTTCTCCAAAACAATATGTTCCTGTTG AATCCGGGAGTAAAGGAGACACAAAGAATGTGGACAAAAGGCCCAAATCCGTGCCAGCTGCTTCTCCAAAGCAATCGGTTCCTTCTGCTTCACATCCATCGACTCCAAATGTGGGGTCATCATCTTCTG AAAAGGCTCAGCTAGTGTGTGGTACTTGCCGGAAATTGCTGTTGTATCCACGTGGAGCAAAATGGGTTCAATGTCCAGGCTGCCAAGAAGTCAATTTTGTCCTAGAAG CTCATGAAGTTGGACAAGTTACTTGCGGAAATTGCGCAGTATTGCTTATGTACCCGCATGGAGCTCCAGCAGTTCAATGTACCTCTTGTAGCTTTGTCACTGAAATTGGT GCAAACAACAGACGACCTCCCCTTTCAGTTCAAATGGCTCAGAGACGTCGACGTCACATTCGAGGCCGAGCCCGTTAG